One window from the genome of Diabrotica virgifera virgifera chromosome 6, PGI_DIABVI_V3a encodes:
- the LOC114328196 gene encoding uncharacterized protein LOC114328196, with translation MLLIFCVVALLRVSNGEIFDFADEDPLNSVWPQGERIKLKTTECQVQTQNGVKWGQCVPYASCLLSQGTPNGFCGILQTCCVYESTCGKTSNAKVSYFETTELGNGQTNCEYIVNLRNKNICQIRLDFIKFNLAPATLTTPQYASYKSYRCVDDIFRVTPNHFNIPDLCGNNDKQHVYIHVNQTDGVTKGVQLQMTLANRNYNPLLFSPTWRIKITQLECPGHRSGINFGENKDIIEDFPLLAPLGAIQYFSESTGYIKSFGFDGSVSNQQSYTYGQQYAIAFKREIGVCGIRFVPDYMYLPYDNSLGLHGDNDCMHYLYVPELYFDDLMSPSNSLISKVCLNQPEDFRSYAPGPFYVHFNSQKTNFTTDEEKKQGFNIKYQLLSRCP, from the exons ATGTTGCTAATTTTTTGTGTAGTGGCCCTCTTGAGAGTCTCGAACGGGGAGATTTTTGACTTCGCCGATGAAGATCCTTTAAATTCTGTGTGGCCGCAGGGTGAAC GAATAAAACTGAAAACAACAGAATGTCAAGTTCAAACGCAAAATGGTGTCAAATGGGGTCAGTGCGTCCCATACGCCAGTTGTCTTCTCTCACAAGGAACACCGAACGGATTTTGTGGTATTCTCCAAACCTGCTGTGTTT ATGAAAGTACCTGCGGCAAAACCAGTAATGCCAAAGTAAGCTACTTCGAGACAACAGAACTTGGCAATGGACAAACCAACTGTGAATATATAGTTAACCTCAGGAACAAGAATATTTGTCAAATAAG GTTGGACTTCATAAAATTTAACTTAGCCCCAGCCACTCTAACCACACCGCAGTATGCATCTTATAAATCATACAGATGTGTTGATGACATATTTAGAGTAACCCCGAACCACTTCAATATTCCAGATCTATGtggaaataatgataaacaacATG TTTATATCCACGTTAACCAGACCGACGGAGTAACCAAAGGAGTCCAGTTGCAGATGACTCTAGCAAACAGAAACTACAACCCGTTACTGTTTTCTCCAACTTGGAGAATTAAAATTACACAACTTGAGTGTCCTGGTCATCGCTCTGGTATAAACTTTGGAGAAAATAAAGACATAATCGAAGATTTTCCACTACTAG CTCCTTTGGGTGCCATACAATACTTTTCTGAATCTACTGGATATATTAAGTCATTTGGTTTCGATGGTTCTGTGAGTAATCAACAGAGTTATACTTATGGGCAACAATATGCTATTGCTTTCAAGAGGGAGATTGGCGTATGTGGAATAAG ATTTGTACCTGACTATATGTACCTACCTTACGACAATTCCCTTGGACTTCACGGTGACAACGACTGTATGCACTATTTGTATGTACCAGAACTATATTTTGATGATCTAATGTCACCGTCCAACAGCTTAATCTCCAAAGTGTGCCTGAACCAACCTGAAGATTTCAGAT CATACGCTCCCGGTCCTTTCTACGTTCATTTCAATTCACAAAAAACGAACTTCACTACTGATGAAGAGAAAAAACAAGGATTCAACATTAAATATCAACTGTTAAGTAGATGTCCTTAG